A genomic region of Glycine max cultivar Williams 82 chromosome 15, Glycine_max_v4.0, whole genome shotgun sequence contains the following coding sequences:
- the PHR26 gene encoding MYB-CC domain-containing transcription factor PHR26 produces the protein MERMFPPKKPSTMNSHDRSMCVQGDSGLVLTTDPKPRLRWTVELHERFVDAVAQLGGPDKATPKTIMRVMGVKGLTLYHLKSHLQKFRLGKQPHKDFNDHSIKDGMRASALELQRNIGSSSAMIGRNMNEMQMEVQRRLHEQLEVQKNLQLRIEAQGKYMQSILEKAYHTLAGENMATNMKGMGAPLGTTEMGVMKEFGSLNYPSFQDLNIYASGDQQLDGFMPSNNNNETLFVGKKRPNCPYSGSGKSPLIWSDDLRLQDLGTASSCISPQDDPFKGDHKVQISPPSMDSDPISEIYDTKPMILHGESVSDQNKFDASMKVERPSPKRSPLQPDRTSPMINSSSVAQGRSSPFG, from the exons ATGGAACGAATGTTCCCTCCTAAGAAGCCTTCAACTATGAATTCCCATGACAGGTCCATGTGTGTGCAAGGGGACTCAGGGCTTGTCCTCACCACTGACCCAAAGCCACGCCTCCGTTGGACTGTTGAACTACATGAACGCTTTGTTGATGCTGTTGCTCAGCTTGGAGGACCTGATA AGGCCACTCCTAAAACAATCATGAGGGTTATGGGAGTGAAGGGTCTCACCCTTTACCACCTTAAGAGCCACCTTCAG AAATTCAGGCTTGGAAAGCAGCCCCACAAGGATTTCAATGACCACTCGATTAAGGATGGCATGAGAG CTTCGGCTTTAGAACTTCAAAGAAATATCGGCTCCTCTTCTGCCATGATTGGCCGCAACATGAACGA GATGCAAATGGAGGTGCAGAGAAGATTGCATGAACAACTAGAG GTTCAAAAGAACCTTCAGCTGAGGATTGAGGCTCAAGGAAAATACATGCAGAGTATATTGGAGAAGGCTTATCACACACTAGCAGGAGAAAACATGGCCACAAACATGAAGGGTATGGGAGCTCCTCTAGGCACCACTGAAATGGGGGTCATGAAGGAATTTGGTTCTCTCAATTACCCTTCTTTTCAAGATCTTAACATTTATGCCAGTGGTGACCAACAACTTGATGGCTTTATGCCAtctaataataacaatgaaacTTTGTTTGTGGGTAAGAAGAGGCCTAATTGCCCCTATAGTGGTAGTGGAAAGAGTCCACTGATTTGGAGTGATGATCTCAGGCTTCAAGATTTGGGAACAGCTTCATCATGCATTAGTCCTCAAGATGACCCTTTCAAAGGTGATCATAAGGTTCAGATTTCACCACCATCAATGGATAGTGATCCCATATCGGAGATTTATGACACAAAACCAATGATACTCCATGGAGAAAGTGTAAGTGATCAGaacaaatttgatgcatctaTGAAGGTAGAAAGGCCTTCTCCAAAAAGATCACCACTTCAACCAGATAGGACTAGTCCTATGATCAATTCTAGTTCTGTGGCACAAGGTAGAAGCTCCCCATTTGGTtga